One uncultured Alphaproteobacteria bacterium genomic region harbors:
- a CDS encoding putative Histidine kinase (Evidence 3 : Function proposed based on presence of conserved amino acid motif, structural feature or limited homology; Product type pe : putative enzyme), with translation MTANRLLRSTSVFRSGASARRWLLFFGGFACVAAADAAALGPEGAPLLPGLGAWCLALGWLWGAAWLAAAVAAGAATILLGLAGPDLAAWPPLAAFAVGALVLRVRAVAPPVRWNARGVVEGGCAAALAAVLGALPFAISAGGPGAVFDPLAGALAWLYPLAALYRLAEPRGFPAPPRNRWGWPTRAVDLAVLGACAFVAAALGGYAADGGWPLIGAALAVLVAALAGNLVGGATAALAAGLAGGFAEGGGSAAFGLELGNAVLVAVGLVAGGFASRTRERHEEAEHTVGRTRALLESLPIGLVEIDERGVIVQANPMAGAIIGCAAEELLGHPFERLGTEAARPMLAATTRAIRHRRQPEPRFTTAFLFRPDGSARDVQVDWVYQTPPSGRRPLRVTALVTDVTDRHRALNVLRDREHQLAERTDLLRITMDALDHGLAAFSADDTLNEWNARFPEMLHLPSPLARPGTPAIAIFRFLATLGAFGVGVTEGQVRARMDRLIHPPNADDVPWIGGHHLRFSAHTMADGGWVWRIEDRTEDLRLRDIEQNRQKMEALGQLASGVAHELNNTLQPIFSLSELGLGQAEPESLAARCFARITDAAERAETIVRGVLTFARNAPVPEGDAPIVPALFDAVAFIRAGLPPQVRLEIAVDDGIPEGAAARLDRRELGQVLTNLVTNAADAMEQQGTIQINCRAEVLRYADATDAEADSRPALAVAVVDTGKGMDHALKQRIFEPFFTTKDEGHGTGLGLAVAFGIVRNWGGRIDVDSEPGLGSTFTVWIPLTDPEREGQNAHDPDR, from the coding sequence ATGACCGCCAACAGACTTCTGCGCAGCACATCGGTTTTCCGCTCCGGCGCGAGCGCGCGCCGCTGGCTGCTGTTCTTCGGCGGCTTCGCCTGCGTCGCGGCGGCGGATGCGGCGGCGCTCGGGCCGGAGGGAGCGCCGCTGCTGCCCGGCCTCGGCGCGTGGTGCCTCGCGCTCGGCTGGCTGTGGGGGGCGGCGTGGCTCGCCGCGGCGGTCGCCGCGGGCGCGGCGACGATTCTGCTGGGCCTCGCCGGACCCGACCTCGCGGCGTGGCCGCCGCTCGCCGCCTTCGCCGTCGGCGCGCTGGTGCTGCGGGTGCGCGCGGTCGCGCCGCCGGTGCGCTGGAACGCCCGCGGCGTCGTCGAGGGCGGCTGCGCGGCCGCACTCGCGGCGGTGCTCGGCGCGTTGCCGTTCGCGATCTCGGCGGGCGGCCCCGGCGCGGTGTTCGACCCGCTCGCCGGAGCGCTCGCGTGGCTCTATCCGCTGGCCGCGCTCTATCGCCTCGCCGAGCCGCGCGGCTTCCCCGCGCCGCCGCGCAACCGCTGGGGTTGGCCGACGCGCGCTGTCGACCTCGCGGTGCTCGGGGCGTGCGCGTTCGTCGCCGCGGCGCTCGGCGGCTACGCGGCCGACGGCGGCTGGCCGCTGATCGGCGCGGCGCTCGCGGTGCTGGTAGCGGCGCTCGCGGGCAATCTCGTCGGCGGCGCGACCGCGGCGCTCGCCGCCGGGCTTGCGGGCGGATTCGCCGAGGGCGGCGGCAGCGCCGCGTTCGGCCTCGAACTCGGCAACGCGGTGCTGGTGGCGGTGGGGCTGGTGGCGGGTGGATTCGCGTCGCGCACGCGGGAACGCCACGAGGAGGCGGAGCACACCGTCGGCCGCACCCGCGCGCTGCTGGAGTCGCTGCCGATCGGTCTGGTCGAGATCGACGAACGCGGCGTAATCGTTCAGGCCAACCCGATGGCCGGGGCGATCATCGGCTGCGCGGCGGAGGAACTGCTGGGCCACCCGTTCGAGCGCCTCGGCACCGAGGCCGCGCGGCCGATGCTCGCCGCCACCACCCGCGCGATCCGCCACCGCCGCCAGCCGGAGCCGCGCTTCACCACCGCGTTCCTGTTCCGTCCGGACGGCAGCGCGCGCGACGTGCAGGTGGACTGGGTCTACCAGACCCCGCCGAGCGGACGGCGGCCGTTGCGCGTGACCGCGCTCGTCACCGACGTCACCGATCGCCACCGCGCCCTCAACGTGCTGAGGGACCGGGAGCACCAGCTCGCCGAACGCACCGACCTCCTGCGCATCACCATGGATGCCCTCGACCACGGCCTTGCCGCCTTCAGCGCCGACGACACCCTCAACGAGTGGAACGCGCGCTTTCCCGAAATGCTGCACCTGCCCTCGCCGCTGGCGCGGCCGGGCACTCCGGCGATCGCGATCTTCCGCTTTCTCGCCACCCTCGGCGCGTTCGGCGTCGGCGTCACCGAAGGGCAGGTGCGGGCGCGCATGGACCGCCTGATTCATCCGCCGAACGCCGACGACGTGCCGTGGATCGGCGGCCACCATCTGCGCTTCTCCGCCCACACCATGGCCGACGGCGGCTGGGTGTGGCGGATCGAGGACCGCACCGAGGACCTGCGCCTGCGCGACATCGAGCAGAACCGCCAGAAGATGGAGGCGCTCGGTCAGCTCGCCTCCGGCGTCGCCCACGAACTCAACAATACGTTGCAGCCGATCTTCTCGCTGTCGGAGCTCGGCCTCGGTCAGGCGGAGCCGGAGTCGCTCGCCGCACGCTGCTTCGCCCGCATCACCGATGCCGCCGAACGCGCCGAGACGATCGTCCGCGGCGTGCTCACCTTCGCCCGCAACGCCCCGGTGCCCGAGGGCGACGCCCCGATCGTTCCGGCGTTGTTCGACGCGGTGGCGTTCATCCGCGCCGGTCTGCCGCCGCAGGTGCGGCTCGAGATCGCGGTGGACGACGGCATTCCCGAAGGCGCGGCCGCCCGGCTCGACCGCCGCGAACTCGGGCAGGTGCTCACCAATCTCGTCACCAACGCCGCCGACGCGATGGAGCAGCAGGGCACCATCCAGATCAACTGCCGCGCCGAGGTTCTACGCTACGCCGATGCGACCGATGCGGAGGCCGATAGCCGCCCGGCGCTCGCGGTGGCGGTGGTGGATACCGGCAAAGGCATGGATCATGCCTTGAAACAGAGGATCTTCGAGCCATTTTTTACAACGAAGGATGAGGGACACGGCACCGGCCTCGGCCTCGCCGTCGCCTTCGGTATCGTCCGCAATTGGGGCGGGCGGATCGACGTCGACAGCGAACCCGGCCTCGGCTCCACCTTCACCGTGTGGATTCCCCTCACCGACCCCGAGCGCGAAGGCCAAAATGCCCACGATCCTGATCGTTGA
- the cobA gene encoding Uroporphyrinogen-III C-methyltransferase: MIKRYDTYTVELEPGWVWLVGAGPGDPGLLTLHALSALEQADVVVHDALVDERILGLVGPNVELINVGKRGWKCSPKQSDICDLLVDLGKQNKRVVRLKGGDPFVFGRGGEETQALVKAEIPFRIVPGITAGIGGLAYAGIPLTTRETNDAVAFVTGHDETGGMSRRVAWEELARTVPVLVIYMPMKSLAHIAERMIAGGRDPAEHCAIVSRASTPHQRVLISTLERCAADAASSDLPNPSLFVVGPVVDFRAWVNWFPGNRSPRLAPLSPASAE, translated from the coding sequence ATGATCAAGCGATACGACACATATACGGTGGAGCTGGAACCCGGTTGGGTCTGGCTGGTCGGCGCGGGTCCGGGCGACCCGGGGCTGCTCACCCTGCACGCGCTCTCGGCCCTCGAACAGGCGGACGTGGTGGTCCACGACGCACTGGTGGACGAACGCATCCTCGGTCTCGTCGGCCCCAACGTGGAGCTGATCAACGTCGGCAAGCGCGGCTGGAAGTGCAGCCCGAAGCAGAGCGACATCTGCGACCTGCTGGTCGACCTCGGCAAGCAGAACAAACGGGTGGTGCGCCTCAAGGGCGGCGATCCGTTCGTGTTCGGCCGCGGCGGCGAGGAAACCCAGGCGCTGGTGAAGGCGGAAATCCCCTTCCGCATCGTCCCCGGCATCACCGCGGGCATCGGCGGCCTCGCCTACGCGGGCATTCCGCTCACCACGCGGGAAACCAACGACGCGGTGGCGTTCGTCACCGGGCACGACGAAACCGGCGGCATGTCGCGCCGGGTGGCGTGGGAGGAACTGGCGCGCACCGTGCCGGTGCTGGTGATCTACATGCCGATGAAGTCGCTCGCGCACATCGCCGAGCGGATGATCGCGGGCGGGCGCGACCCGGCCGAGCATTGCGCGATCGTTTCGCGGGCGAGCACGCCGCACCAGCGGGTGCTGATCTCGACGCTGGAGCGCTGCGCCGCCGACGCGGCGAGCAGCGACCTGCCGAATCCGTCGCTGTTCGTGGTCGGACCGGTGGTGGATTTCCGCGCCTGGGTCAACTGGTTCCCGGGCAACCGCTCGCCGCGCCTCGCGCCGCTCTCCCCCGCCTCGGCGGAGTAG
- a CDS encoding conserved hypothetical protein (Evidence 4 : Homologs of previously reported genes of unknown function): protein MTHTIQVCIRCNFTKTAEEKDGKRGGAELYERLTKKIAAWPLRDRFAVEQTRCMGACGNACVVAFQAPGKVSWIFGNLNPRFAIPGILEFAEKYYADEKGMVAYADRPADLAAGLIARLHPPGTKPSKAQAIAAGLEPGGDCGS, encoded by the coding sequence ATGACTCATACCATTCAAGTCTGCATCCGCTGCAACTTCACCAAGACCGCCGAGGAAAAGGACGGCAAGCGCGGCGGCGCGGAGCTCTACGAGCGGCTGACGAAGAAGATCGCGGCATGGCCGCTGCGCGACCGCTTCGCGGTGGAGCAGACCCGTTGCATGGGGGCGTGCGGTAACGCCTGCGTGGTGGCGTTCCAGGCGCCGGGGAAGGTGAGCTGGATCTTCGGCAACCTCAACCCGCGCTTCGCGATCCCGGGGATTCTCGAATTCGCGGAGAAATATTACGCCGACGAAAAGGGCATGGTGGCCTATGCCGACCGCCCGGCCGACCTCGCGGCGGGGCTGATCGCGCGCCTGCATCCGCCGGGCACCAAGCCCTCCAAGGCGCAGGCGATCGCCGCCGGGCTGGAGCCGGGCGGCGACTGCGGAAGCTGA
- a CDS encoding conserved membrane hypothetical protein (Evidence 4 : Homologs of previously reported genes of unknown function) gives MTSYPDPRFATMGRTATAEAVDQGLRAYMLKVYNYMASALALTGLVAYLVAHTPALMQMLYVVSPRGIQPTMLGWVVMFAPLALVFFLSMKIGSMQVRTAQTVFWVYAGLVGASLAYIFALYTGASIARVFFITSAAFAGLSLYGYTTKRNLSGMGSFLIMGLIGGIVAMVVNMFLQSTVLDLALSAMFLLIFAGLTAYDTQKIKSMYFAYGDSQEIAEKTAVMGALSLYLDFLNMFLIMLRFMGNRNQ, from the coding sequence ATGACGAGTTACCCCGACCCGCGTTTCGCAACGATGGGCCGCACTGCGACGGCAGAGGCCGTCGACCAGGGTCTGCGTGCCTATATGTTGAAGGTTTACAACTACATGGCATCCGCCCTGGCGCTCACCGGCCTGGTCGCCTATCTGGTGGCGCACACCCCGGCGCTGATGCAGATGCTCTATGTCGTGTCGCCGCGCGGCATCCAGCCCACCATGCTCGGCTGGGTGGTGATGTTCGCGCCGCTCGCGCTGGTGTTCTTCCTCAGCATGAAGATCGGCTCGATGCAGGTGCGCACCGCGCAGACCGTGTTCTGGGTCTACGCCGGGCTGGTGGGCGCGTCGCTGGCCTATATCTTCGCGCTCTATACCGGCGCGTCGATCGCCCGGGTGTTCTTCATCACCTCGGCGGCGTTCGCCGGGCTGAGCCTCTACGGCTACACCACCAAGCGCAATCTCTCCGGCATGGGCTCGTTCCTGATCATGGGCCTGATCGGCGGCATCGTCGCGATGGTGGTGAACATGTTCCTGCAGAGCACGGTCCTCGACCTCGCGCTCTCGGCGATGTTCCTCCTGATCTTCGCGGGCCTCACCGCCTACGACACCCAGAAGATCAAGTCGATGTACTTCGCCTACGGCGACAGCCAGGAAATCGCCGAGAAGACCGCGGTGATGGGCGCCCTGTCGCTCTACCTCGACTTCCTCAACATGTTCCTGATCATGCTGCGCTTCATGGGCAACCGGAACCAGTAA
- the ybbA gene encoding putative transporter subunit: ATP-binding component of ABC superfamily (Evidence 3 : Function proposed based on presence of conserved amino acid motif, structural feature or limited homology; Product type pt : putative transporter), with protein MRLDGVGFDAATDAGPLVILHDIDLVVAQGESVAVLGPSGSGKSTLMMLMGGLERPTRGTVAVGGQSLAGLGEDELAVFRRGRVGIVFQAFHLIPTLTALDNVAVPLDLAGLPESRTRAAEVLAAVGLGHRLGHLPAKLSGGEQQRVALARALAPRPRLLLADEPTGNLDTESGRAVADLMFAAAGPGGATLILITHDEALAARCDRVVRLADGRIVADQRR; from the coding sequence TTGCGCCTCGACGGCGTCGGATTCGACGCGGCGACCGACGCCGGTCCCCTGGTCATCCTCCATGATATAGATCTGGTCGTCGCCCAGGGCGAGTCGGTGGCGGTTCTCGGGCCGTCCGGCTCGGGCAAGTCGACGCTGATGATGCTGATGGGCGGCCTCGAACGGCCGACCCGCGGCACGGTGGCGGTCGGCGGCCAAAGTCTTGCCGGCCTCGGCGAGGACGAGCTCGCGGTGTTCCGCCGCGGCCGCGTCGGCATCGTCTTCCAGGCGTTCCACCTGATCCCGACGCTCACCGCGCTCGACAACGTCGCGGTGCCGCTCGACCTCGCGGGGCTGCCCGAGTCCCGCACCCGCGCCGCCGAGGTGCTGGCGGCGGTCGGGCTCGGCCACCGCCTCGGCCACCTCCCAGCCAAGCTTTCGGGCGGCGAGCAACAGCGGGTCGCGCTCGCCCGCGCGCTCGCGCCGCGGCCGCGCCTCCTGCTCGCCGACGAACCCACCGGCAACCTCGATACCGAAAGCGGCCGGGCCGTCGCCGACCTGATGTTCGCCGCCGCCGGGCCGGGCGGCGCGACCCTGATCCTGATCACCCACGACGAGGCCCTCGCCGCCCGCTGCGACCGCGTCGTCCGCCTCGCCGACGGCCGGATCGTCGCGGACCAGCGGCGATGA
- the cobK gene encoding Precorrin-6A reductase, which translates to MPRDLILILGGTAEAQAIAAELAAAGRRVLTSLAGRVKSPKPIPGEVRVGGFGGAAGLETFLRTAGVAAVVDATHPFAAQISRNARRAAEAAEVPRVQVRRAPWPRHPDDRWIETATVAEAADRLPEIGRRAFLTVGVGELEPFRTLTEIWRLVRVVDPPAAPLLNGPHLTLAARGPFAEADERALLRAHAIDVIVTKHAGGAATYGKIAAARSLGIPVLMVARPPAEPGDTCAPEEAVAWVEKNFG; encoded by the coding sequence GTGCCCCGTGACCTGATCCTGATTCTCGGCGGCACCGCCGAGGCGCAGGCGATCGCTGCCGAACTGGCCGCCGCCGGTCGCCGTGTCCTCACCTCCCTCGCCGGGCGGGTGAAGTCGCCGAAGCCGATCCCCGGCGAGGTCCGCGTCGGCGGCTTCGGCGGTGCGGCCGGACTCGAAACCTTCCTCCGCACCGCGGGCGTCGCTGCCGTCGTCGACGCTACCCACCCGTTCGCCGCCCAGATCTCCCGCAACGCCCGCCGCGCCGCCGAAGCCGCCGAGGTGCCGCGCGTCCAGGTGCGCCGCGCGCCCTGGCCGCGCCACCCGGACGATCGCTGGATCGAAACCGCGACCGTCGCCGAAGCCGCCGACCGGCTGCCCGAGATCGGTCGCCGCGCCTTCCTCACCGTCGGCGTCGGCGAACTCGAACCGTTCCGCACCCTTACCGAAATCTGGCGGCTGGTCCGCGTCGTCGATCCGCCCGCCGCGCCCCTTCTGAACGGCCCGCATCTCACCCTCGCCGCCCGTGGTCCGTTCGCCGAGGCCGACGAACGCGCGCTGCTCCGCGCCCACGCCATCGACGTGATCGTCACCAAGCACGCGGGCGGCGCGGCCACCTACGGCAAGATCGCCGCCGCCCGCAGCCTCGGCATTCCGGTGCTGATGGTCGCCCGCCCGCCCGCCGAACCCGGCGACACCTGCGCGCCGGAAGAGGCCGTGGCGTGGGTGGAAAAGAACTTCGGGTAA
- a CDS encoding hypothetical protein (Evidence 5 : No homology to any previously reported sequences), with product MPTILIVDDNHLACEAISLVLESAGYTVRQAHRVAEAVEAVDADCPDLAIVDLSMPDGNGVDLIRTLHQGHPHLPIILYSGFFTPEDDAEKRANRMDGVVAVFKKPLRNNDLLTAIRRALGPVEG from the coding sequence ATGCCCACGATCCTGATCGTTGACGACAATCACCTCGCCTGCGAGGCGATCAGTTTGGTACTGGAATCCGCAGGTTATACGGTGCGGCAGGCGCACCGCGTGGCCGAGGCGGTGGAGGCGGTCGATGCGGACTGCCCCGACCTCGCGATCGTCGACCTGTCGATGCCCGACGGCAACGGCGTCGACCTGATCCGCACCCTGCATCAGGGCCATCCGCACCTGCCGATCATCCTCTACTCCGGTTTCTTCACCCCCGAAGACGACGCCGAGAAGCGCGCCAACCGCATGGACGGCGTCGTCGCCGTCTTCAAGAAACCATTGAGAAACAACGATCTTTTGACCGCAATCCGGCGCGCCCTGGGGCCCGTCGAAGGCTGA
- the cbiD gene encoding putative cobalt-precorrin-6A synthase (deacetylating) (Evidence 3 : Function proposed based on presence of conserved amino acid motif, structural feature or limited homology) has protein sequence MAEADKPLRSGWTTGACAAAAAKAAYFALAGRGFPDPVDIVLPRGERPVFALSTRRLESGAATAGVIKDGGDDPDVTHGAEVLVTVRRGAPGSGIVFKGGVGVGIVTRPGIPVPVGEPAINPGPRRIVSANLLAAADETGGPTDVEVTISIPKGVELAEKTLNPRLGIVGGLSVLGTTGVVVPYSCEAFIQTIQRAVKVAAASGAAHVAASTGFASERAARRVHGLPDVALIDMGDFVGGLLKYLRAHPLPRLTLAGGFAKFVKLGEGELNVHSKESRVDFGKLAALVGELGGDAELVAACRAANTAIEVLERAHAAGLPLGDAVAARCRAVATGIVKPETIVDVLVVDRSGEVVGRAP, from the coding sequence ATGGCGGAAGCCGACAAACCCCTGCGCAGCGGCTGGACCACCGGCGCCTGCGCCGCCGCCGCCGCCAAGGCCGCCTACTTCGCGCTCGCGGGCCGGGGCTTCCCCGACCCGGTGGACATCGTTCTGCCGCGCGGCGAACGGCCGGTCTTCGCCCTCTCGACGCGGCGGCTGGAGAGCGGCGCGGCGACCGCGGGAGTGATCAAGGACGGCGGCGACGACCCCGACGTCACCCACGGCGCCGAGGTTCTCGTCACCGTGCGCCGGGGCGCGCCCGGCAGCGGCATCGTCTTCAAGGGCGGCGTCGGCGTCGGCATCGTCACCCGCCCCGGGATTCCGGTGCCGGTCGGCGAACCGGCGATCAACCCCGGGCCGCGCCGGATCGTTTCCGCCAATCTCCTCGCCGCCGCCGACGAAACCGGCGGTCCCACCGACGTCGAGGTGACGATTTCTATCCCGAAAGGGGTGGAACTGGCCGAGAAGACCCTCAACCCGCGCCTCGGCATCGTCGGCGGCCTGTCGGTGCTCGGCACCACCGGGGTGGTGGTGCCCTATTCCTGCGAGGCGTTCATCCAGACCATCCAGCGCGCCGTCAAGGTCGCCGCCGCCTCGGGCGCCGCGCACGTCGCCGCCTCTACCGGATTCGCCTCCGAGCGCGCGGCGCGGCGCGTCCACGGCCTGCCCGACGTCGCGCTGATCGACATGGGCGATTTCGTCGGCGGGCTGCTGAAGTACCTCCGCGCCCACCCGTTGCCGCGCCTCACCCTGGCGGGCGGCTTCGCCAAGTTCGTCAAGCTCGGCGAGGGCGAACTCAACGTCCATTCCAAGGAGTCGCGCGTCGACTTCGGCAAGCTCGCCGCGCTGGTGGGCGAACTCGGCGGCGATGCCGAACTGGTCGCCGCCTGCCGCGCCGCCAACACCGCGATCGAGGTGCTGGAGCGTGCGCATGCCGCCGGGTTGCCCCTCGGCGATGCGGTCGCGGCGCGTTGCCGCGCCGTCGCGACGGGCATCGTCAAACCCGAAACGATCGTCGACGTGCTGGTGGTCGACCGCTCCGGCGAGGTGGTCGGCCGTGCCCCGTGA
- a CDS encoding putative ABC transporter, permease protein (Evidence 3 : Function proposed based on presence of conserved amino acid motif, structural feature or limited homology): protein MSGFATLVRLAGRDLAGSFAHRLSGFRVLLAGLILGVGAVAAAGSVVSAVEAGLAHDARALLGGDVEAARLYTPLAPPERAKLEAMGAVSEIAETRAMVRRADDPGRAVLAELKAVDAAWPLVGTLRLDPPLPSAEVFRVEDGMRGIAVAPQLLRRLDLAVGDAVRIGDASFRIRAAIRFEPDGGSRSFALGPRVLADLDGLRDTGLIQPGSMITWASRVAGTPAPDAASVKAALGETFRVRGLDAAAPGTRRFLDTIASFLTWAGLSALLVGGVGVASSVTAALEARRPILAVLKSQGATNRQIVGLHALVIGAVAAAGIGLGVALGALAPWPVAALIAGADTPLPAAPIPGLYAAPLLRAAGFGAVIAAAFAWWPLLRAREIPAASLLKDAEGDTQSPIPAVAWAILAALVAAGLALAATTGDRPLAGIGFVGGAAAVLAGLRGVAWAAQKAVPPVARRVSGVLGRLALANLARRRSPMVPMMIALGLGATVLVTLTQVQGNVSAQIGSERGDDHPTYFFIDIQPADLDRFRAVVAAVPGARIEDEAPMVRGRVVRINGRPAVAEALPPDARWVVRGDRGLTASALPPRGAEIVSGAWWRGAPETPQVSLADSVAEALGLKIGDTVTVNVLGREITATVASTRRVRWTSLSMNFTFVFSPGVIDAAPHTQLVTVKATPTAEASLERAVARELPNVSAVRVADVLERVQGISDVGGRAVLAVTGVTVLAGLFVLGGAVSSGLRDRLNQAVVLKVLGARRRDLMRVTAWEFLAIGGIVGGFAVLAGSAAAWAVVVHLMRLEFAVRPAEAIAVALACAAAGLATGATISGRILAARPARRLRHL, encoded by the coding sequence ATGAGCGGGTTCGCCACCCTCGTCCGCCTCGCCGGGCGCGATCTCGCGGGCAGCTTCGCACACCGTCTTTCGGGCTTCCGGGTATTGCTCGCCGGGCTGATCCTGGGCGTCGGCGCGGTGGCGGCGGCAGGCAGCGTGGTCTCCGCGGTGGAGGCGGGCCTGGCGCACGACGCCCGCGCGCTGCTGGGCGGCGACGTCGAGGCGGCGCGGCTCTACACCCCGCTGGCGCCGCCGGAGCGAGCGAAGCTCGAAGCCATGGGCGCGGTCTCCGAAATCGCCGAGACCCGCGCGATGGTGCGCCGCGCCGACGATCCCGGGCGCGCCGTGCTTGCCGAACTGAAGGCGGTGGATGCCGCGTGGCCGTTGGTCGGCACGCTGCGCCTCGATCCGCCGTTGCCGTCCGCCGAGGTTTTCCGGGTCGAGGACGGGATGCGCGGCATCGCGGTCGCGCCGCAATTGCTGCGCCGTCTCGATCTCGCGGTCGGCGACGCGGTGCGGATCGGCGACGCCAGTTTCCGCATCCGCGCCGCGATCCGCTTCGAACCCGACGGCGGCTCCCGCAGCTTCGCGCTCGGGCCGCGCGTCCTCGCCGATCTCGACGGCCTGCGCGACACCGGCCTGATCCAGCCCGGCAGCATGATCACCTGGGCGAGCCGCGTCGCCGGAACCCCCGCGCCCGACGCCGCGTCGGTCAAGGCCGCGCTCGGCGAAACCTTCCGGGTGCGCGGGCTGGACGCCGCCGCGCCCGGCACCCGCCGCTTCCTCGATACGATCGCGAGCTTCCTCACCTGGGCCGGATTGTCGGCGCTGCTGGTGGGCGGCGTCGGCGTGGCGAGCTCGGTGACCGCGGCGCTGGAAGCGCGCCGCCCGATCCTCGCGGTGCTGAAATCCCAGGGCGCCACCAACCGCCAGATCGTCGGCCTCCACGCGCTGGTGATCGGCGCGGTGGCGGCGGCGGGCATCGGGCTCGGCGTGGCGCTCGGCGCGCTCGCGCCGTGGCCGGTGGCGGCGCTGATCGCAGGCGCGGACACGCCGCTGCCCGCCGCGCCGATCCCCGGTCTCTACGCCGCGCCGCTGCTGCGCGCCGCCGGGTTCGGCGCGGTGATCGCCGCCGCGTTCGCGTGGTGGCCGCTGCTGCGTGCCCGCGAGATTCCCGCCGCCAGTCTGCTCAAGGATGCGGAAGGCGATACCCAGTCGCCGATTCCGGCGGTCGCCTGGGCGATTCTCGCCGCATTGGTCGCCGCAGGGCTCGCGCTCGCCGCCACCACCGGCGACCGGCCGCTCGCCGGGATCGGCTTCGTCGGCGGTGCGGCGGCGGTGCTGGCGGGGCTGCGCGGCGTCGCCTGGGCGGCGCAGAAGGCGGTGCCGCCGGTCGCACGGCGGGTGTCGGGCGTGCTCGGCCGCCTCGCGCTCGCCAATCTCGCCCGTCGGCGGTCGCCGATGGTGCCGATGATGATCGCCCTCGGCCTCGGCGCGACGGTGCTGGTGACGCTCACCCAGGTGCAGGGCAACGTCTCCGCGCAGATCGGCAGCGAGCGCGGCGACGACCACCCCACCTATTTCTTCATCGACATCCAACCCGCCGACCTCGACCGCTTCCGCGCCGTCGTCGCCGCCGTTCCCGGCGCGCGGATCGAGGACGAGGCGCCGATGGTGCGCGGCCGCGTGGTGCGCATCAACGGCCGCCCGGCGGTGGCCGAAGCCCTGCCGCCCGACGCGCGCTGGGTGGTGCGCGGCGACCGCGGCCTCACCGCCAGCGCCCTCCCGCCGCGCGGCGCGGAAATCGTTTCGGGCGCGTGGTGGCGGGGTGCGCCGGAAACGCCGCAGGTGTCTCTCGCCGACAGCGTCGCCGAGGCCCTCGGGCTCAAGATCGGCGACACCGTCACCGTCAATGTCCTCGGCCGCGAGATCACCGCCACCGTCGCCTCCACCCGGCGGGTGCGCTGGACCTCGCTGTCGATGAACTTCACCTTCGTGTTCTCGCCCGGAGTGATCGACGCCGCGCCGCACACCCAGCTCGTCACGGTCAAGGCGACGCCCACCGCGGAAGCCTCGCTCGAACGCGCGGTGGCGCGGGAGCTGCCAAACGTTTCGGCGGTGCGCGTCGCCGACGTGCTCGAACGGGTGCAGGGGATTTCCGACGTCGGCGGCCGCGCGGTGCTCGCGGTCACCGGCGTCACCGTGCTCGCCGGGCTGTTCGTGCTCGGCGGCGCGGTCTCCTCGGGCCTGCGCGACCGCCTCAATCAGGCGGTGGTGCTCAAGGTGCTGGGCGCGCGGCGGCGCGATCTGATGCGCGTCACCGCCTGGGAGTTCCTCGCGATCGGCGGCATCGTCGGCGGTTTCGCGGTGCTTGCGGGCAGCGCCGCCGCGTGGGCGGTGGTGGTCCACCTGATGCGCCTGGAGTTCGCCGTCCGCCCCGCCGAGGCGATCGCGGTCGCGCTCGCCTGCGCGGCCGCCGGGCTCGCCACCGGCGCGACGATCTCCGGCCGAATTCTCGCCGCCCGGCCCGCGCGGCGGCTGCGCCACCTTTGA